A window of the Trichoplusia ni isolate ovarian cell line Hi5 chromosome 4, tn1, whole genome shotgun sequence genome harbors these coding sequences:
- the LOC113492499 gene encoding protein O-mannosyl-transferase 2 → MSEKKIKGVTSKQSYKIWWITFGIICGATFLTRFYKVLEPDHVCWDETHFGKMASWYINRTFFFDVHPPLGKMLIALSGKLTGYDGTFAFEKPGDKYEGARYEGMRIFCTTLGALIIPLTFLTVWEMTKSIESTIIGTMLLLCDVGFLTLNRYILLDPILLFFMSCSIYGGFKVRTLTDEGLPPFSLRMVLWQVFLGTSLACTMSVKFVGLFVVLFVGLRTIADLWNVLGDLNKPVSLTVKHLIGRTVTLIIWPALLYVFFFWIHLTVLSKSGNGDGFYSSGFQARLEGNSLHNASAPKIVAYGAYISLKNHRTGGGYLHSHHHLYPAGVGAKQQQITTYTHKDENNRWHIKPYDREYSEAAGVVPVRSGDLVRLTHAPTGRNLHSHREKAPLTTKYMQVTGYGEDGIGDANDVWKVIVSGGKDGEELQTVRSKLMFVHYLQACVLTTTGKQLPKWGFEQQEVACNPNLRDKNALWNVEDNVFNGLPKVSFESYASGFIERFLESHAVMFQGNAGLKPKEGEVTSQPWQWPINYRGQFFSGSGHRIYLLGNPLVWWGNLLFLALFFVIYVINSIKDKRAEAFGTPLQGGKNRELLNAAGWTFIGWALHYVPFWAMGRVLYFHHYFPALVFSSMLTGILTEYLLTSIRSFLSPELGRTVYHCIIGVVLSTTIYSFYLFAPLAYGMSGPLAHEPNSTMAGLKWLESWEF, encoded by the exons ATGTCTGAAAAGAAGATAAAGGGTGTAACTTCGAAGCAGAGTTATAAAAT ATGGTGGATAACATTTGGAATAATATGTGGGGCGACATTCTTGACTCGATTTTATAAAGTTCTAGAGCCGGATCATGTTTg ttgggATGAGACACACTTTGGTAAAATGGCCAGTTGGTACATAAacaggacatttttttttgatgtacATCCACCTCTTGGCAAG ATGCTCATAGCCTTATCTGGGAAACTGACAGGATATGATGGCACATTTGCATTCGAGAAGCCCGGGGATAAATATGAGGGGGCCCGCTATGAAGGAATGAGAATA TTTTGTACAACATTGGGAGCTCTGATAATTCCACTGACTTTTTTAACTGTATGGGAGATGACAAAGTCGATTGAATCCACCATCATTGGAACCATGTTATTACTCTGTG ATGTGGGTTTCCTTAcattaaatagatatattttgcTGGACCCTATCCTGTTGTTCTTCATGAGTTGTTCAATATATGGCGGATTTAAG GTTCGAACTTTAACTGATGAAGGACTGCCACCATTCTCGCTCCGTATGGTGTTGTGGCAAGTGTTCCTGGGCACGTCGCTCGCCTGCACGATGTCAGTCAAGTTTGTCggcttgtttgtcgttctgttTGTTGGTCTGCGCACTATCGCTGATCTCTGGAACGTCCTTGGTGATTTGAATAAACCTGTC agttTAACGGTAAAACATTTAATTGGTAGAACAGTCACCCTTATTATATGGCCAGCACTACTTTATGTATTCTTCTTTTGGATACATCTTACCGTTCTTAGTAAAag TGGTAACGGCGACGGCTTCTATTCATCAGGCTTCCAGGCCCGTTTGGAAGGCAACAGCTTGCACAACGCGAGCGCGCCGAAGATAGTCGCGTATGGCGCTTACATATCGCTGAAGAACCACCGCACTGGTGGCGGGTACCTGCACTCCCATCATCATCTGTACCCAGCTGGCGTTGGAGCCAAGCAACAACAG ATAACAACATACACCCACAAAGACGAGAACAACCGTTGGCACATAAAGCCTTACGACCGCGAGTACAGCGAGGCGGCGGGCGTGGTGCCCGTGCGCAGCGGGGACCTGGTGCGGCTGACGCACGCGCCCACCGGACGGAACCTGCACTCACACCGGGAGAAGGCGCCGCTCACTACCAAGTATATGCAAGTCACTGGGTATGGAGAG gacgGTATTGGCGATGCGAACGATGTGTGGAAGGTGATCGTATCGGGCGGTAAGGACGGCGAGGAGCTGCAGACCGTCAGGAGCAAACTTATGTTTGTGCATTACTTGCAG GCTTGCGTACTGACCACCACTGGCAAGCAGCTCCCGAAGTGGGGCTTCGAGCAGCAGGAGGTGGCGTGCAACCCTAACCTGAGGGATAAGAACGCGCTCTGGAATGTGgaagataatgtttttaatgGCC TACCAAAAGTAAGTTTCGAGTCTTACGCGTCGGGCTTCATCGAGCGATTCCTGGAGTCGCACGCAGTCATGTTCCAGGGCAATGCTGGTCTCAAACCTAAGGAGGGGGAGGTCACATCACAGCCGTGGCAATGGCCCATCAACTACAGG GGACAATTCTTCTCAGGCAGTGGCCATAGGATCTACTTGCTCGGCAACCCATTAGTTTGGTGGGGGAACTTGTTGTTCCTCGCTTTATTCTTCGTTATTTACGTCATCAACTCTATAAAAGATAAACGGGCTGAAGCGTTCGGTACTCCATTGCaag GTGGTAAGAACCGTGAACTCCTGAATGCGGCGGGCTGGACGTTTATCGGCTGGGCGCTCCACTACGTGCCGTTCTGGGCGATGGGCCGAGTGCTGTATTTCCATCACTACTTCCCTGCATTAGTGTTCAGCTCTATGCTCACAG GCATCCTCACGGAATACCTATTGACTAGTATCAGAAGTTTCCTGAGCCCAGAACTAGGCAGGACTGTGTACCACTGCATCATCGGAGTGGTTCTATCCACGACCATATACAGCTTCTATCTGTTCGCGCCACTGGCCTACGGAATGAGTGGGCCACTGGCCCATGAGCCTAATTCAACAATGGCCGGATTAAAATGGCTGGAAAGTTGGGAGTTTTAA